Part of the Hydrogenispora ethanolica genome, TTTTGAAAGACAACGGGTTGGAGGAAGACACCATTGTGGTTTACACCACCGATCATGGTGAAATGCTGGGCGATAAAGGGATCTATTTCAAGCGGATTCTTTATGACCCTGCAGTCCGTATCCCGTTGATGATCAAGTATCCGAAAAAGCTGCCCGACAGTTTTCGTACCGCATGCCTGGCGGGATTGCAGGATCTGTTGCCGACCCTGTGCAGTTTGACCGGAGAACCGCTGGAGGCGGCGGTCGACGGGAAAGATCTGACCCCGGTATTGACCCGCGCTGAAAAGGTCCGGGATTACTATGTATCGCAGTGCAATACGGCCGACCCGGACCGGCCCGACAGCCAGATTGCCATGATCACCGACGGCCGGTTCAAATATATCTATACCGTATACGGCGGAGTGGAAGAGCTTTACGACCTGGAAAACGACCCGCATGAACTGCGCAACCTGGCGCCGGAATGCCGGAGCCGGGCGGCCCAATATCGGAAGTTGTTATGGCAATGGTGTGTGGAAAACAACGATCGGGAGATGGTGGACGGCGCCGACTTGGTAAAGGCGGCGAAAGCCCCCCTTGATATCAAACCTCCCGCCAATCCGTTCGGACGAAGATTTTATTAAGCCGTTCACTATATATGTCGCACTAAAAGCGTTGTGATAAACCCCGTCCGAAGGTCGGGGCGTTCACAAAAGCTCAGAGAAGCAAGTGATAAAGTCGTTTTTTAGTCCATTGAAAGGATGATTTCCGAATTTGAGGACTTTATCACATGGCTTCTAAATATTCCAAACAAAAAACTTGGCGACATATTTTCCTTGCTGGATAAGATGAAATAAATTCCACGCTTTACCCTTTTCCAGCCATGCTTTAAGGCTGGAAAAGCTGGTTCGGATTATTTAATTCATCTTATCTATCGTATCCGCTATGACTAGGAGGAAGAAATGGCAACCGTATATGATATTCGGGAGTATGGCGCCGTCGGCGACGGAAAGTTCAATAACGCCGGCGCAATTCAAAATGCGATTGACCTCTGCCATGAAAATGGCGGAGGACAAGTGGTCATCCCCGCCGGGATTTACTTGAGCGGATCCATCCGGCTGAGAAGCCATATCGATCTTCATTTGAAGCAAGGCGCGGTGCTGCGTTGCAGCTTAAAACGGGAAGATATTCATGCCTTTGATAACGGGGCCCTGAAGGCCGCCCGGCCGGATGGTTGGAACGATGGCTGCTTCATCGGGGCATGGCACGAGGAGAACATCACCATCTCCGGCGCGGGAACCATCGACGGGCAGGGACGCGAAATCATGTACGACGATGACGCCGACGGGGGATTTCACGAAGCGCCGCTGATGATCAAGGGATTCCGGCCGCGCCTGATGCTGCTGGAGGATATCCAAAATCTGACGGTAAAAGAGGTCACCCTGTTGGACGCGGCCTTCTGGACCCTTCATCTGGCAGGCTGCCGCCGGGTACGCATCCACAACCTCCAGATCCTCAATAACACCCGGGGCGCCAATAATGACGGGATCGACCCCGATTGCTGCCAGGATGTCCTGATCAGCAACTGCATTGTGAAGACCGGAGATGACGCGATCGTCATTAAATCGACCCGGCCCATGGCGGAGCAGTATGGCAATTGCGAAAACATCATCATTACGGGGTGTATATTAAAGTCTCAGGATTCGGCGCTCAAGATCGGAACCGAAACCCATGGCACCATCCGCAATGTCGTATTCAGTGACTGCATCATTGAGGACTGCTCCCGGGCGGTCGGGATCTGGGTCCGGGATGGGGGAACCGTCGAAGACATCCAAGTTCATCATCTCACGGGAGCGGTGCGCCGGTATGCCGATGCCCCGCAGCGGGAATTCGCCCCCCGATGGTGGGGCAAAGGCGAGCCGCTCTTTATTTCGGCAACGCACCGCACCCGGGAAAAGCGTTTTCCGGGGGTCATCCGGAATATCCAATTCGACCACATCCATCTGAAATCGGAATCCGGCGTCTTTATCGCCGCTGAAGCGGATTGTCCGATTGAGAATGTATCCGTCAGCGAACTGGATCTGACGCTGGCGAAGCAAGGCAGCCAGCCGGGCGGCCTCTTTGACGAGCAACCCTCCGTCAAAAATGTCTATCCCCATGCGATCCCCGCGGTCTATGCCCGGTATGTGAACGGCCTGCGGCTAAAAGAATGCCGGGTCCGGAAAGTGAAACCGCCTATGGAGCATTGGAGCGGTCTGACCGAAACCGAAAACTGCCGGGATCTGGCACTGGACATCCAAGAAGTGGAATAAACCGTATCCGGGAGGACGAGGATTATGGAAGACGCAGACGCAGTATACCGTTTTCATTACCGGAGCAGCCTGAAAAAAGAGTATGGCGCGGCGGAAATAAAGGTTGCATTGGAAGAATGCCAAGCGATCCTCGGCAGGTTCATTGCAGAGGGTAAAATCATGACTGCCGCACTGTACCATCACCGACAGCTACTTTTTTTCTATTACGAATGCATCGGAGATGAGCTAAAGCCGGAACAACTGCTAAAATCGCTTTCGCCCCATCTGGAACTCTGGCCGGGACAGGAGGAATTACGGGAATGGGTCGATATGTACCCCATCTTTTATCACGCGCTTCCCCAGGGAAAGCAGGATTGGGCCAGGCCCAAAGCTCCCGAACTGCGCCGGGGAAGGATCGCTTTTCTAAAACCGGAGAAACTTTTCAGTTATGTTTACCATCATCAGGCCCTGGTCGATGAGGGCCTGTGGTATGGCGACAAGTATCAGTTCATCGCGCTCCATGAAAATATTCTGTTCTCCTATTTTGAGGAACCGAAGACCATCACCAATCTTCAAGGAGATTTGGCGAAACCGTCCCAGGCGATTCAAGAATGGCTAAAGGCCGGGCCGGAGGATCACTTTATTCACCTGCCGGAGGGAAAGGGCGAAAATTTCATGTTTATCCCCGCCTATTTCGCACTGGGCCAAAGTTAAGGAACGGCGAAAAGGATTTCTTCCGCGAAGTATAGCGAAGGAAGCTGGACCGTCTTGATCATGTACTCAAAGTGTCGTGATAAACCCCGCGGGTCGAGGTTTATCACAAAAGCCCGAAGAAGCTGGCGTGAGTGAATATTGAATCAGCCTGAGCTATTTACGCTTCGCTATCCGCGCCCATTAGCGAGAGGCGCCGTGTTATGGCCATAAGCCTCGAAGCCAATTTTCACAAAGTTTTGGCCAGATTGCTACCGCAGGTTCATCCTTGCCCAATCCCAAACCATGCTGACCTTTGGAGAATATATGGAATTCAAATGAAAGATTTTGCTCACTTAGCGCTTGGGCGAAAAGTAAGTTTTGGCGCTGAAAATTAAAGTCATCGTTCGCTGTAACCCATAGAAAAGTCGGCGGCGTTTTCGCAGTAACATGTTTATGATTTGAAGTGAAATCTATCAATTCATCCATTGCAATATCTTTTGGTAATAGCGAACCTGCTGGCAGTTTTTCCTTAGAAAAGGGGGATGTCTCAGCATAACATAAAATGAGCGCATTCAGTTTAGAGCTCGTTTGATCAATCGGATCGTTACAATTTAGTTCTCCAAAAAGTATCGACATCATTTGCGCGTTGCGACTTTCCGGTTCTATCATTTCATTATCAAAATGAGTTCCTAGAAAAGCGGCGAGATATCCACCAGCTGAAAATCCTATCATGCCGATTCGTTCTGGATCAATATTGAATTTTAGGGCATTATAACGAAGATACCTAACCGCGCGTACTGCATCTTTCGTTGCAGTAAATGGAGTATAAGGAGCGACCCGATAATTCAAAACAAAAGCATTCATGCCCATTTGATTTAGCCATTTGGCAATGGGTTCTCCTTCATGAGACGCTCTATATTGAAATGCTCCACCCGGGCAGACAATAATTGCTGGATGAAGTTTCTCTTCTTTTAATAAATAAGGGGTCAGGGTAGGTAACCCTCGGTTATTCAAGTCCGCGATAGAGGAACCTAAGTCGGCATCAGGAAGATTTTTTTCCCAAAGTTTAATATCGTTTAATCCCATCGATATTCTCCTCCCATTTTAATTGACGGTCCTGATGGCCGCGGCTTTCGCGGTATGTTACATAACGAGTAGTATTTGGCTACTCAGTCGGAGTATTATTTGATACTACCGATACTCTGACTGTTGTTGTATTTTTATTCCTGAATTTTTCCATTTAAATTAAAATTTACATATATTTTATTATACTATTTTACTCTACCTATGTTGCAATAAGTTTTTCTAAATTGCCCTTGGTTTCGGAGCAGGAGTCGCTCCGTCGACATCCGAGTGAAAGCCATTCCATCTTTACCCCCCCATTTTACCCGGTTTTAGCTTCACTTCCCCGACTTATCCACAGCCAAAATTCATTAACCCTATTCAACGATCCCGTTTATCCACAGGAATAGATCGTTTATTCACAAAAAGAACTCTTTTATTCACAAAATGAGCTTGCTCAGCGACTGAAAGAGCTCATTCTTCCGAAAAAGAGCTCGTTCAGTCACAAAATGAGCTCACTTATCCACAAAAAGAGCTTGTTCAACGACTGAAAGAGCTCGTTTATTCACAAAATGAGCTCGTTCAACGACTGAAAGAACTCTTTTTCCACAAAAAGAGCTTACCCGGCGACTGAAAGAGCTCTTTCAGTTACCCAAAGAGATCCGTCACTCGCAAAATGAGCTCTTTCGGCTCCTCAACCCGGTCACGGATCCGCAAAACGACGCCAAAAGAAAAGAGAGCCCATCCATTTGAGCTCTCTGCAATCACACGACCATAGCAGCTTGGAAACTTTCATCGTTTTGAACGGCGCGGGTCAAAAGCCGCCGATGCTCGATCGGTTCGTAGAGCATTCGTAATGAAACCGTATCCGTAGGGATGGACATTCCGCTCGATCCCGCAATTTCCCATTTAACCCGTCACCGAAAAGGTTGCCCCGTCTCCTCCCGAAACCAGCCGGCGCATCATCCGCGTCCGCTGAGCCAGCCGTACAGATAGAGCAATCCGATCAATAACGGCTGGTGGATCAGGTAAATGAGCAGCGAATGCTCTCCCAAGCGGCAGCCCCAGCGGATCACCGGCAAGTGGCGGCGGTCTTGCAAGCGAAACCGCCGGCGGTAGCCGGCATACAGGGTATTGCCCAGGAACAGGCCCCACAGGATCAAGCCAAACCAGGGAAAGAGCGGAAAATAATCGGCCGCGAAAAAATCCTCAGGCTTAATCCCCAGCCAGAGCAGCCAGGGCCCGGCCGTTCGCTGCTTGGCGAGGTACGATCCGAGGGCGATGCTGAGCGCGCCGAAACCCAGATTCCAATACCGCAGCCGCAAGAAGGGATAACTCACCAAGACGGCCAGTCCGATGAGATGCAGCACCCCGAAGCGGACAAAACCCTCCCGCAGGAAAAGCCTGGTCACCAAAGTGACCAGCATCCCCCATAAAAAGATCTTGCCGCCCCGCCGGCAGTTTTTCCAAAACAGCTGGCCGCGTTCCTCCGGCCCGGCTCGCGCGCTACCGAGCGCCAGGGACACCCCCGCCAGGGTCAAAAAAAGGGCCGCGGTGAGCCGCTGCCAGATGATTCCGGCCCGCCAGGGAAAGCTCCGGATGAAGCCAAGGAAATAAAGATCGTCCAGCAGGTGAATGAGAATCATCGACACCACCGCCGCGCCCCGCAAAAAATCGATCTCCCAGAACCGCCCGGCCGGCCGCTCCGCGACATTCCGCCCCATCCGCCGTCTCCATTCTCTGAACTCATGCACAGCGGCTGTATTTTTTCCCTTCCCCAAAAGGGGTATACCCTCAACAGATCCCGGCGGGAGCGCCATATCCGTTGAAATCAATTCTGAGTATTCTTTCCCACCCCATGGCCAACGGCTGGAAATACGGACCTTGCGGTGGATATTTGAACTTATGATCAAAGAAATAAGTTGCAAAGATTCCGGGCCCTCAAGAAACTGATGCAACCGATATAACGGATAAATCGATAAAAAAATGGGAGATTAATCTTTGATCCAAGATCAAGCTGATTAAAGGAAGGGAATCGTCTTTGCCTTACCAAGCCTCCTACGTACGGCTGCTGAAAGACGGCGGGCTGGCGGAGCGAAAAGCCAAGGCTTACCGGAGGCTCTCCTGTTGCGACCTCTGCGCCCATGCCTGTCAAGCGGACCGGCTGCGGGGGCGGACCGGTATCTGCCGGGCCGGCCAGTCGGTAACAGTCGCGGATTACGGCCCCCATTTCGGCGAGGAAGATGTACTGGTGGGCCAGGGCGGCTCCGGTACAATCTTCTTCACCGGCTGCAATTTACAGTGCGTTTTCTGTCAGAATTGGGAGATTAGCCAGCTCCGGGAGGGCGAGACCGTATCCGTTGAGACGCTGGCCGGGATGATGCTGGAGTTGGAGGAGAAGGGCTGCCATAACATCAACCTGGTCACCCCCACTCCCTACCTGCCCCCGATCCTCGCCGCCCTGGAAGTGGCGGCTGCCCGCGGCCTGAGCCTGCCGCTCGTTTATAACTGCGGCGGTTACGAATCCCTTGCCGCGCTGGAACTGCTGGACGGGGTGGTCGACATTTATCTGCCGGATGTCAAGTTCGGCGACGACGCGACTGGTCTCAAGCTCGCCGGGGCGCCGGATTATTTCGCCGCGGTGAAATCGAGCTTAACAGAGATGCACCGCCAGGTCGGAGATTTACAACTCGACGAGCGGGGCATCGCCTGTCGCGGCCTGATCGTCCGCCACCTGGTCCTCCCCGGCGGTCTGACGGGCACGGTCGAGATCGTCCGTTTCATCGCCGCCGCGATCTCGCCCGATACCTATATCAACCTCATGAACCAATATTACCCGGCCTACCGGGCCAAGGATTATCCGCCGCTCCATCGCGGCCTCTCGGCTCGCGAATACCAAGCGGCGCTGCAGATCGCCAGGGAGGCCGGGCTGCATCATTTCGCCTGAATCCCGTTGCTCCCCCGTACGTCTTCAGGCCCGGGTCATCGTCCGCCGGACCATCCAATAGGTCAGGGGCAGGCTGATCAGGGCGAAGACGGCCAGGATCGCCAGCTTGGGCCAGACCACGTTCCAGCCGGCGCCCATGATGGCGATGGCCCGGACCGCCTCCACGAAATGGCTGAGCGGCAGGAGCCGCGACAAGACCTGGATCACCGGCGGCATGCTGAGATACGGCCAAGTATAGCCGGAGATCAGGAAGGAAGGCACCGCGATCAGCATGGAAATCTCAATGGCCTGCGGCATGTTCTGGGCCAGGACCGAGATGGCCATGCCCACCGCCACCAGGACCACGATGAAAAGGGCCACCGTCAGCAGGAGCAGCCAGGGGTCGCCGCGCAGCGGCACTTGGAAATACCCGAAACAAAGGCCGTACATGATCAGCGCGTCCAACGCGTAAATCATGAAGTAGACCAGCAGCTTGCCTCCGATCAGCTCGCCCACCCGCAGCTTGGAGAGGGAGAGCTGCCGCCAGGTCCCCTGCTCTTTTTCCTTGACGAACGAGAGCGCCACCCCGAGGAAAGTCACCTGCTGCAGCACGGTCCCGATCAGCCCGGCCAGCATGAAGACGAGATAGCTCAGGGTCGGGTTGTACCAGTTGCGGGTCCGGAAACTCAGCGCCGTCACCGCCTGGTATGCCTTGGGCGGACTCATCCCCAGGCCCTGGATAACCTTCATAGTGACTCCGGCGCCGATGGTCGCCACCACCGAGCTGGCGGCGGAGGCCACCGTATTCATGGTCAGAATGTTCGAACTGTTGATGACCAGTCCGACTTCGGCGCCGCGGACGTTTTTGAGGTCCGATTGCAGATGCGGCGGGATCACGACGCCCATGATCGCCCGTTCGCTCTGGAGCGCCTGCTCCAGCTGGGCGTAGGTATCGACCGCGCCCACGATCTTCAGCCGCTCCGAATCGCCGAAAGCCCGGGTGATCATCCGGCTCATCTCCGATTGATCCTGGTCGAAGATGACCACCGGCAGATTCGTCACTTTCTGCTGGATATAGAGGAAGCCGCATAAAAGCGTCAGCGCCAGCGGCGCCACAAAGGCGATCATGAAAAGAATATTGTCCCGGGTGATGTGCAGAAACTCTTTTTTCATCACACCGGCCAGCCGTTGCAGGGTGTTCATCGGGTCGCCTCCTTCGCCGCCGGCGGCGGGGCGGGGGTCTCTTCCAGGCGGCTCAGGGTCCGCCGGTTCAGGTGATAGACCGTCTCGCACCGCGCGGCCAGCGCTTCGTCGCTGGTGCAGACCAGCACCGCCGTTCCGGCCAGCCGCCATTGGTCCAGGATCGCGCCGAGTTTCCCCCGGAGCGGCTTATCCAGGCCCCGGCTCGGATCGTCCAGCACCACCAGATCAGCGCCGCCCACCAGCGCGCAGGCGACCTGCAGCATCGGCCGGAGCCCCGCCGGGAGCCGGGAGGCCCGCGTCCCCTCCCAACCGTCCAGGCCGGCGGCGGCCACAATCCGCGGCAGTCTGGCCCCGTCGTCGCCGTGAATCAAGCGGCAGAACTCCAGGTTCTCTCCGACCGTCAGATCTTGATACCAGGAGAACTCCTGGGTGACCAGGAGCGCCGTCCCGGAATGTTCCACCGTCCCCCGGTCCGGCCGGCGCAACCCGCTGGCCAGCTCAGCCAGGACGGTCTTGCCCGCACCGCTGATTCCAAAGACGCCGGCCCGCTCTCCGGCGGCGACGGTCAATTCGACCCCGTCGAGCAGCCATTCTTTCCGCCATCCCCGGCGGCAGCCGGCGTTTTTCATCTCCAGCACATTGCCCAAGGCAGATCCCTTCTTCCCGTGTCGCTCTATAAGTTAAATTAAATACCTTTGATAATCATGTCCCTAAAGCCGGCCATGATCAAAAATTGAAAGGATTTAATTCAACTTATTACCGCTGTAATAGGATGAAATAAATTCCGATTTAATACCATTTGCATTCGGCTTTAGGAATGCAAATCTTCGATAGATATTTATTTCATCCTATAATAGTATACTTTCCGTCACTTCCGGGGCGCCAGCGATATCAGGGCGGTCATCCCCGGGCGGAGCTTCAGGTCGGAATTATCGAGCTTGATCTTGACCCCGAAGGCGACCAGGTCCTTCTCGCCTTTCTCCTGGTAGGCCCGTTCCGTGGCGTAACTGGGCTTGGCGCCGATATTATAGACCTTGCCCCGGTAGACCTTGCCCGGAACGCCCAAAACCTTCACCGGCACGATCTGCCCCAGGCGAAACTGCCCCAGAGCGGTCTCGCGCACCTTGACCTCGACGTGGATGTCGCGCAAATCGCTGATGGTCACGATGGGCATGCCGGTGGAGACCAATTCGCCGCCGGTCACCGCCTTCATGGTGACGGTTCCGCCGATCGGCGCTTTGACTTTGGCGTCGTTCAGGTAGGTCTGGACTTCGTCCGAAGCCGCCTGGGCCTGCCGGACCAGGGCCGCGGCGGACTCGACGTCCTCTTTCTGCGCGCCCTCCCGGACCAGATCGTATTGTTCCTTGGCCGCGTTGTAACGGGCCCGCGCCACTTCCAGCTCGGTGCCGGCCACATCCAGCTTCTGCTGGGCCAGGACCCCTTCCTTATATAATAAGGAGAGCCGGTTGTAAGTGCTCTGCGCCAGGTCGAAGCCTGCTTTGGCCTGCGCCATCATCTCCCGGGCCTGTTCAAGCTGCTGCGGCCGGGCGCCGTTCCGCGCCTTTTCGTACTGAAAGGTGGCCGCCGCCAGGGCCGCTTTGGCCAGGTTCGCCTTGGCCTCGATATTGTCCGCTTCCATGACCGCGATGACCTGGCCGGCGGTCACCTCGTCGCCCTCATCCACCAGCATCTGGGCCACCCGGCCGGGGATCTTGACATTCACATCGGTCTCTTCCGCTTCCAGGCTGCCGCTGATCTCGACCGGCTGCGCCTCGTCCCCGGCCACCGTGGCCCGGGAACGGTGCAGCGTCACGAAGAGCAGCGCCGCGCCCACCAGTACGATGAATAATCCCACCAACACTTTCCCGGCAATCTTCATTTGGAATCCTCCTTACCCTTTCCCATGGCCCGGTCCAACTGGGCCAATGCGATGTTATACATGCTCAGGGCCTGGCTGTAATTGTTCTTGGCCTGGGTCAGGCCGACCTCGGCGTCGATCCGCTCCAGCGAGGTGCTGAGCCCCGCCTGGTAACTGATCTCCACCATCCGCAGCGTCTCCTGGGCCTGGGCCAGGCTCTTTTCGGCGACCTGGATCGCAGCCAGGGCGGCCTCAGCATTGCGGTAGGCCTGCTCCACTTCGAGTTTGACGCCGCGTTCGAGCAGCTCCCGGCCGGTGTTCGCCTGCTGCAAGACGCTCTCGGCCTCCGCCACCTGTTGATCCACCAGGCCGTGGTCGTATAGTTTCATGGTGGCGACCACTCCGACCGTCAATGACGGCGCTTCGTTGTTGGGCTCGATCTTATGGCCGTCGACCACCAGGGCCACGGTCGGCTTTTTGCCGCTCTTGGCGATGGCCACCGCCTGCCGGGCCATCTCCACCTTGGCATGGGCCGCTGCCAGCTCCGGCCGGTTCTGCAAGGCCCGCGCCTGGCAAGAAGACAGATCCTGCGGCAAGGGGGCGGAACTCATCTGGTCGTTTAACACGTAAACCGTGCTCAGGTCGACTCCCAACACGAAGTTGAAGGCGCTCCGGGCCAGGTTCAAGTTGTTCTGGGCCAGCAGCTGCTTTTGCTTCAGGTCGGCCAGCTTCACCTCGGCCCGCATCACATCGAGTTTGGGCACCATGCCCGCCTTGTAATAGGAATTGGCCTCGGCCAGGTGATGCTCCATGCTGGCCACCGCTTCCTCCATCGTCACCTCCAGCCGCTGGGTGAAGAGGACGGTATAGTAGGCTTTTTTGACCTCCATTACCAGGCCGTTTTCGGCCGCGGCCAGATTGGCCCGGGCGTTGGACTCGTTGGCCTGGGCCTGCTTATTGGCAGCCGTCAGTTTATTCCCGGTATAGAGCGGCTGGGCCAGATGAATCTGGAGCCCGTAGTAATTCAGCCCGTCATCGGGAAGCTCTTCTTCAGACATTTGGGAGGCAATATATTGGTAATAGCTACTATCCGACTTCGCAAAAATTTGTTTCAGGCTATTATTCAATTGCGCCAACCCCCGGCCCACCGTCACAATGTCCGGCGGGTCGTTCAGGTGGTTGTACGCCCCGCTCAAAGTGACCTGCGGGCCGTAGGCCGAAGCCGCCTGCCCCGCTTTGGCCCGGGCCGTCCGGACATCGCCTTGGGCCAGCTGGCGTTGTAAGCTGTTCGCCATGGCGATCTGGACCGCTTGGTCCACCGTCAGGTTTTGAGCCGGCTTGCTCTCGGCCAGGCAAACCGGGCCGAGTCCCAAAATGGCAATCGCCACCGCCAATCCGGCAACCATCGGCCATTGCCGCGCCTTTACTTTCATTCGTTTCACTCCTTTGCTATACTCAGGGACGATAATTGACTGACAGTCGAGATAGCCAAAAAAAATTATCTTTCCGTTTGCGGGACCTTAACCCTTTTGCTGATGAATCCCATACATGGCCAATTGAAAGATGGACTCCCGGTAATGGTCGAGGTCGTCGCCGATCCGGCCCATTTCATACTGGATAATGATGCCCAGGATCAGGCCGATGATCGTCTTGGCCATCTTATCCACGTCGAAATCGACAAACTCGCCGGCGGCGATCCCTTCCCGCAGCACCCGGCTGACCATCTCCACCCATTCCGAGGATTTATTCTTCAATCCCCGCACCAGGTCGCCGAGATGGAGAAAGATCTGCTCATCCACCTGCACGAAGAGGGTCTCGATCAGGCCGCGCCGTTCCCGGTGGTACTGGATGAAGGTGTCATAGAGGCCATATAAAGTTTCGGTAGCCGACTTCCCCTCGGCGATGACTCCGTTCATCCGTTCCCGCAAAAGGTCCAGACCTTTTTCGAGAATGGCGATGTAAATCTCATCCTTGCTTTTAAAGTAAGAATAGATCGTCCCCTTGCCCAATTCGGCCTCGCCGGCAATCTCATCCACCGTGGTAAGTTCAAAGCCTTTTTGGGAGAATAGTTTTTGGGCAGCAGTCATAATCACTTCCCTGCGCATCTGCTGCTCGCGTTCTCTGCGGTTGGCTACTGTCAAGCGGCCACCTCCCTCGATAATCGAATTTAAGTCTTAATCCGACCGACGGTCGATAATTTATTCTACCCCCCCTTTCCGAAGGGAGCAAATTGCGATTTGCCGTGATAAAGGCCATCAACTGGGTTGAATAGACGTTTTTGCTATCTATACCAGATTTTCTCCTAAATTCGCTGATTTTAATGCGCTACGGCATTTTTCGCGGGATGGCCCCTTCGCTTGGCCCACCGGAGGATTTTCCCGCGAGCATTTGCCTGGACAGACCTTTCTTTGGCCGTTCGCTTCTTATTCCTATTGTATGCTCTACCGGCATTCGTAAAATACGGCCCATAAAAAAACCGGACGCTTTGAACGCCCGGATGCCATCCGACCTGCGGGTGATGTCCCGCTGAATGATTCCATGCATCGCTTTCGGAGAAACTCCCGTTTGCGCCGCCCCATCGGAACCGACGTTACGAAGCGGTCGTGAGACGGGTTGGCGTTGCGCGCAGAACCCTTTGCAATACTTCGCTCAGTTCTTCGATGGTGTACGGTTTGATAATTTTGTCGCAAAACCCGTAGTCGCTGTAATGAAGCAGCACCGGGTCGTCCGGATAGCCGCTGGTGACGACGGCCCGGGCCCGGGGATCGATCTTCAGCAGGCCGGCCATTGTTTCTTTGCCGCCCATGCCGCCGGGGATGGTCAGGTCCAGCAACACCAGATCGAATGGCGCTCCCTCCCGCAGCTTCCGGCCATACTTTTCGAGCGCCATTTGGCCGTTCTCCGCATACTCCACTTCATAACCGATCTCTTGCAGCATCTCGCCGGCGGCCTGGCTGAGGACCAATTCATCCTCCATCAGCAGGATCCTGCCGCGCCCCCGGGTGAGCACCGCTTCTTCCCGGACTCCTTCGACCCGTTCGCCACGGACCGCCGGCAGATAAATGGTGAAACTAGTGCCCACCCCTACCGTGGAAGCGACGCTGATGTGGCCGCCATGATTGGAGATAATAAAATAAGAGGTGGCCAATCCCAGGCCGTTCCCCTCCGGCTTGGTGGTGAAGTACGGATCGAAAATTCGCGGCAGATTTTCCGAAGCGATCCCCATGCCTTGATCGGTCACGACGATCCTGAGATAGTTTCCGGGCTTGACCGGCAGGTACTCATCCATCCCGACCCCGATATTATCGGCTTCGACGCTTAACTGTCCACCATCGGGCATGGCCTGGAGGGCATTGATCGTCAGATTGCTCAAGACCTGGCTGATCTGACCGGAGTCAACATTGACCGTCCAAAGATCCGGGGTGATCCGGAAACGGCATTTGACATTGGAGCCGCGTAGCGCGAACTCCACCGTATCGTGCAACAGATCGTTCACCGCGGTATTCCGTTTCACGGGCGCGCCGCCTTTGGAGAACGTCAACAGCTGCCGG contains:
- a CDS encoding heparan-alpha-glucosaminide N-acetyltransferase — encoded protein: MGRNVAERPAGRFWEIDFLRGAAVVSMILIHLLDDLYFLGFIRSFPWRAGIIWQRLTAALFLTLAGVSLALGSARAGPEERGQLFWKNCRRGGKIFLWGMLVTLVTRLFLREGFVRFGVLHLIGLAVLVSYPFLRLRYWNLGFGALSIALGSYLAKQRTAGPWLLWLGIKPEDFFAADYFPLFPWFGLILWGLFLGNTLYAGYRRRFRLQDRRHLPVIRWGCRLGEHSLLIYLIHQPLLIGLLYLYGWLSGRG
- a CDS encoding radical SAM protein gives rise to the protein MPYQASYVRLLKDGGLAERKAKAYRRLSCCDLCAHACQADRLRGRTGICRAGQSVTVADYGPHFGEEDVLVGQGGSGTIFFTGCNLQCVFCQNWEISQLREGETVSVETLAGMMLELEEKGCHNINLVTPTPYLPPILAALEVAAARGLSLPLVYNCGGYESLAALELLDGVVDIYLPDVKFGDDATGLKLAGAPDYFAAVKSSLTEMHRQVGDLQLDERGIACRGLIVRHLVLPGGLTGTVEIVRFIAAAISPDTYINLMNQYYPAYRAKDYPPLHRGLSAREYQAALQIAREAGLHHFA
- a CDS encoding HlyD family secretion protein, whose product is MKIAGKVLVGLFIVLVGAALLFVTLHRSRATVAGDEAQPVEISGSLEAEETDVNVKIPGRVAQMLVDEGDEVTAGQVIAVMEADNIEAKANLAKAALAAATFQYEKARNGARPQQLEQAREMMAQAKAGFDLAQSTYNRLSLLYKEGVLAQQKLDVAGTELEVARARYNAAKEQYDLVREGAQKEDVESAAALVRQAQAASDEVQTYLNDAKVKAPIGGTVTMKAVTGGELVSTGMPIVTISDLRDIHVEVKVRETALGQFRLGQIVPVKVLGVPGKVYRGKVYNIGAKPSYATERAYQEKGEKDLVAFGVKIKLDNSDLKLRPGMTALISLAPRK
- a CDS encoding glycoside hydrolase family 28 protein; translation: MATVYDIREYGAVGDGKFNNAGAIQNAIDLCHENGGGQVVIPAGIYLSGSIRLRSHIDLHLKQGAVLRCSLKREDIHAFDNGALKAARPDGWNDGCFIGAWHEENITISGAGTIDGQGREIMYDDDADGGFHEAPLMIKGFRPRLMLLEDIQNLTVKEVTLLDAAFWTLHLAGCRRVRIHNLQILNNTRGANNDGIDPDCCQDVLISNCIVKTGDDAIVIKSTRPMAEQYGNCENIIITGCILKSQDSALKIGTETHGTIRNVVFSDCIIEDCSRAVGIWVRDGGTVEDIQVHHLTGAVRRYADAPQREFAPRWWGKGEPLFISATHRTREKRFPGVIRNIQFDHIHLKSESGVFIAAEADCPIENVSVSELDLTLAKQGSQPGGLFDEQPSVKNVYPHAIPAVYARYVNGLRLKECRVRKVKPPMEHWSGLTETENCRDLALDIQEVE
- a CDS encoding ABC transporter permease yields the protein MNTLQRLAGVMKKEFLHITRDNILFMIAFVAPLALTLLCGFLYIQQKVTNLPVVIFDQDQSEMSRMITRAFGDSERLKIVGAVDTYAQLEQALQSERAIMGVVIPPHLQSDLKNVRGAEVGLVINSSNILTMNTVASAASSVVATIGAGVTMKVIQGLGMSPPKAYQAVTALSFRTRNWYNPTLSYLVFMLAGLIGTVLQQVTFLGVALSFVKEKEQGTWRQLSLSKLRVGELIGGKLLVYFMIYALDALIMYGLCFGYFQVPLRGDPWLLLLTVALFIVVLVAVGMAISVLAQNMPQAIEISMLIAVPSFLISGYTWPYLSMPPVIQVLSRLLPLSHFVEAVRAIAIMGAGWNVVWPKLAILAVFALISLPLTYWMVRRTMTRA
- a CDS encoding alpha/beta hydrolase; translation: MGLNDIKLWEKNLPDADLGSSIADLNNRGLPTLTPYLLKEEKLHPAIIVCPGGAFQYRASHEGEPIAKWLNQMGMNAFVLNYRVAPYTPFTATKDAVRAVRYLRYNALKFNIDPERIGMIGFSAGGYLAAFLGTHFDNEMIEPESRNAQMMSILFGELNCNDPIDQTSSKLNALILCYAETSPFSKEKLPAGSLLPKDIAMDELIDFTSNHKHVTAKTPPTFLWVTANDDFNFQRQNLLFAQALSEQNLSFEFHIFSKGQHGLGLGKDEPAVAIWPKLCENWLRGLWP
- a CDS encoding ABC transporter ATP-binding protein, with the protein product MLEMKNAGCRRGWRKEWLLDGVELTVAAGERAGVFGISGAGKTVLAELASGLRRPDRGTVEHSGTALLVTQEFSWYQDLTVGENLEFCRLIHGDDGARLPRIVAAAGLDGWEGTRASRLPAGLRPMLQVACALVGGADLVVLDDPSRGLDKPLRGKLGAILDQWRLAGTAVLVCTSDEALAARCETVYHLNRRTLSRLEETPAPPPAAKEATR